ATTTGGAATTTGTTTCTTTTTATCTATTCTAAAAGAACTTATATAATACGTTTTCCAACTTTCATTATAATTTTTTTCAATGCTTTTTCTATTACTAATTAAAACTTCACCTGTCAAATTTGAAACTAACTTATATTCAACTACAAATGTAAGTCCAGCAGTTTCAGTAGTTTCATTTTCATAATATTTTACAATATTCAATATTTTTTTGCCTTCATCATTAATATATTCTTCCGAGTATTCCTTAGGAATAGCTTTTACATTAACAACTGGTTTATTATAGTTAATAGAGCTCATTTCTATTTGGAGTGTTGTATCTGGATTATTAGTAGAATATGTAAAAACTTTATTTCCAATATTGTTATATGAATTATTATTCAAAATATCTTGAAATTCTAAATCAGTTCCATTGATACTAAAATTATAAGTTTTTTCAATTTTTCCTAAAAGTTCATTTATCCTTGGACTAAGTTTAGCCTTATAACTTGGATTATAGGCAGTCAATGATTTGTATGCCTTATATTTTTTTACTCTATTTGCATAAGTGTCTTCTGGAATTGTTTCTGCTTCTTTTAATAAATTTCTTGTTTTAGCAGCTTTAACATTGTTAGTAGCAGAAATATTTTTTTTCTTATTAGCTTTTTGAGTATTGACTACATTACTTTTAGTACCAGAATTTTTTGTATCATCTATTACTTTCTGATTCTTAAAATTATTCAAATTTACACAGGATAATAAAAGTAAAGTTGATAAAACTAATAAACCCTTTTTCATTTTCTTTCTCCCCTTTCTTTTTTAAAGATTAAATTCCAAATAATACATTAATTTATATGTAATAATTATACCATATTTTATTAAAATAGTTTAGAAATATTATAAAATATCATTTAAACTTTCTGTAAAAATTGGATGAGTATAAATAAAATCTTTTAGAACTTTTGATTTAATTTTTTGATTTATAGCAAGTGATAATAAATTTATCATTTCATGTGATTCATAATGACAAATACTTGCTCCAATGATCTCATCATTTTCATTTATTAAAATTTTAGTAAATCCTTCTATTTCATTTATAACATGAGCCTTAGGAATAGTATTTGTCAAAGCAAATTTTTTAGTATATTTTATTCCCAATCTTTGTGCTTCTTTTTCATTTATTCCTACTCTTGAATATGGAGGATCTATAAATGTTGAAGTTGGTATCAATACTCTATCAGACAATTTTCTTCCATTATTTTCTCCTAAAATTTGTGGAAATACAATACGGAAGTCATCTAATGAAACATAAGTAAATTGTGGTCCACCTTTTACATCTCCAACTGCCCATACATTAGGAGCATTTGTTTTTAAGTAATTATCAACTAATATTTCTCCAAACTTTCCTAATTGAATTGAAGTATTTTCAAGTCCTAGATTATCTGTATTAGGTTTTCTTCCAACTGCAACTAAAACTTTATCAAATTCTTCTATAAATTCCTTACCATCTTGTACACATATTGCTTTTACAGAATTTTTTAAATCTTCAAATTTCTTTACAGATGTATTAAAGAAAAATTTTATACCTTTCTTTTCCAAAATTTCTT
This Fusobacterium animalis 7_1 DNA region includes the following protein-coding sequences:
- a CDS encoding dihydrolipoyl dehydrogenase family protein — protein: MEKIYDLLVIGWGKAGKTLSAKISTKGKKVAIIEENPKMYGGTCINVGCLPTKSLVHSAKILAEIKKYGIDGDYSFKNNFFKEAMKKKEEMTTKLRNKNFGILDTNENVDIYNGRASFISNNEVKVIYSDNKEIILKADKIVINTGSVSRTLNIDGINNKNIMTSEGILELKELPKKLLIIGAGYIGLEFASYFANFGSEVSVFQFDDSFLIREDEDEAKIVKEILEKKGIKFFFNTSVKKFEDLKNSVKAICVQDGKEFIEEFDKVLVAVGRKPNTDNLGLENTSIQLGKFGEILVDNYLKTNAPNVWAVGDVKGGPQFTYVSLDDFRIVFPQILGENNGRKLSDRVLIPTSTFIDPPYSRVGINEKEAQRLGIKYTKKFALTNTIPKAHVINEIEGFTKILINENDEIIGASICHYESHEMINLLSLAINQKIKSKVLKDFIYTHPIFTESLNDIL